One Thermovirga sp. DNA window includes the following coding sequences:
- the cas6 gene encoding CRISPR-associated endoribonuclease Cas6 produces MRLRIKLGIEPGSSIDFNYQWYLSSAVYSCLSRAAPDFTKTLHDVGFPHLDGPSFKFFTFSNLWAGRGKTGIDGGKLVFDTDHLLWRFASPIPAVSTLFAEGLLSLGTFRIAGLEAEVMEVSDEGSPDLGKGSASFSCISPLVASEADERLGHRYLTPDQVSFWAIVENNLYKKWETLHGTAPKDKVLFKPDRDYISSRNTGKKITIKERYIVKGHLVPFSVEGPPELLSLGYYAGFGSRNSLGFGMVEVYNRR; encoded by the coding sequence TTGCGTTTAAGGATCAAGTTAGGTATCGAGCCCGGTTCATCGATCGATTTCAACTACCAATGGTATCTATCATCGGCCGTATACTCCTGCTTGTCGAGAGCGGCTCCGGACTTCACTAAAACGCTTCACGATGTCGGATTTCCCCACCTCGATGGACCATCTTTTAAATTCTTTACCTTCAGCAACCTTTGGGCCGGTAGGGGTAAGACAGGCATCGACGGGGGAAAGCTTGTTTTCGATACCGATCACCTGCTTTGGAGGTTCGCCTCACCCATACCGGCTGTTTCCACCCTCTTCGCGGAAGGGTTACTTTCGTTGGGGACGTTCCGGATAGCTGGCCTCGAAGCCGAAGTGATGGAAGTATCCGATGAAGGGTCACCTGATCTGGGGAAAGGCTCCGCCTCATTCAGTTGTATTTCGCCGCTTGTGGCTAGTGAAGCCGACGAGAGGCTCGGGCATCGGTATCTTACCCCGGACCAGGTCTCCTTTTGGGCTATCGTGGAGAACAATCTTTATAAAAAATGGGAGACCCTACACGGGACAGCCCCTAAGGACAAGGTCCTATTCAAGCCTGACCGCGATTATATCTCCTCCAGGAATACGGGGAAGAAGATCACTATCAAAGAGCGTTACATCGTGAAGGGCCACCTTGTCCCCTTTTCGGTGGAAGGTCCTCCGGAGCTTCTTTCTTTGGGGTACTACGCGGGTTTCGGCAGCCGCAACAGCCTGGGTTTCGGAATGGTCGAGGTATACAACAGGCGGTGA
- the csm5 gene encoding type III-A CRISPR-associated RAMP protein Csm5, with protein MMRRSSKDNIGAIRKRNTARERTIEGLFRSGSDPRPDPKNDILKCLKIADSLPSPKPLVMAATNIFTSRRGELEILSRNTPAAFCEVAEPGTPFEFEMTIDEELLANHMKLMPFVKFRDHNDILMALQDHAKVMAYLEKKYLERNGREELWDPKFEQEFTIIRIGWGSGWSGSSLFPVLAGYSQERVLDRPLSRKMVINSVGNPQMMLGWAKLTIVPVP; from the coding sequence ATGATGAGGCGCTCAAGCAAAGACAACATCGGCGCCATTCGTAAACGAAACACGGCAAGAGAAAGAACGATCGAAGGTCTGTTCAGATCCGGTTCAGACCCCCGGCCGGATCCCAAGAACGACATCCTAAAGTGCCTCAAGATCGCTGATTCCCTGCCCTCTCCGAAGCCGCTTGTCATGGCCGCGACAAACATCTTCACGTCCAGGAGGGGGGAACTTGAAATCCTAAGTCGCAACACCCCCGCAGCCTTTTGCGAGGTGGCGGAACCGGGAACGCCCTTTGAGTTTGAGATGACCATCGACGAAGAGTTGCTCGCAAATCATATGAAATTGATGCCCTTCGTTAAATTCCGTGACCATAACGATATCCTCATGGCCTTGCAGGACCATGCCAAGGTGATGGCCTATCTGGAGAAGAAGTACCTGGAGCGTAACGGCCGTGAAGAACTCTGGGACCCGAAATTTGAACAGGAATTCACCATCATCAGGATTGGTTGGGGGAGCGGCTGGTCAGGCTCTTCGCTTTTCCCGGTCCTTGCCGGGTATTCTCAGGAAAGGGTTTTGGATAGGCCCCTTTCCAGGAAAATGGTGATTAACAGCGTTGGCAACCCACAGATGATGCTAGGTTGGGCGAAGCTGACGATCGTTCCAGTACCATGA